In Pseudomonas fluorescens NCIMB 11764, a single window of DNA contains:
- a CDS encoding flavin reductase family protein: protein MQSFDFRTLSARDKYKILIGSVVPRPIALVTTIDGEGRINAAPFSFFNALSADPPILALGVENYGDQSPKDTTRNIQLNQEFTVNIVSDALVEAMNVCAVPFAPGFDELTAAGLTAIPGTTVKCPRIGEAPVALECRRMMALSIGQSREIIFGEVLMAHVRDELIDPKTLYIDQLGLDAIGRMGGHGYARTRDYFDLPTRSLQAWTDAPGGGERFWPVSK from the coding sequence ATGCAAAGCTTCGACTTCCGCACCCTGAGTGCGCGGGACAAATACAAGATTCTGATCGGCAGCGTGGTGCCTCGCCCTATCGCCCTGGTCACCACGATTGATGGCGAAGGACGAATCAACGCCGCACCGTTCAGCTTCTTCAATGCGCTGTCGGCCGACCCGCCGATCCTCGCACTGGGCGTGGAAAACTACGGCGACCAAAGCCCCAAGGACACCACCCGCAATATCCAGCTCAATCAGGAATTCACCGTCAACATCGTCAGCGATGCGCTGGTGGAAGCCATGAACGTCTGCGCCGTGCCCTTTGCCCCCGGCTTCGACGAACTGACCGCCGCCGGCCTCACGGCCATTCCCGGAACCACCGTGAAATGCCCTCGCATCGGCGAGGCGCCCGTTGCACTGGAGTGCCGACGAATGATGGCGCTGTCCATCGGGCAGTCTCGGGAGATCATCTTCGGCGAAGTGCTGATGGCCCATGTGCGAGACGAACTGATTGACCCGAAAACCCTGTACATCGATCAACTGGGACTCGATGCGATCGGGCGGATGGGTGGGCATGGGTATGCGCGTACCCGGGATTATTTCGACTTGCCGACCCGCTCGTTGCAGGCGTGGACGGATGCACCGGGGGGTGGCGAGCGGTTTTGGCCTGTTTCCAAGTAA
- a CDS encoding amidohydrolase family protein encodes MKRIGLKSSCVVGFDGTQHVLWRDGEVVFEGSRIVFVGRDYPGPVDQWIDYGNALIGPGFIDLDALGDLDSTVLTLDNGDERDMGRMWSEDYLAAGPRESYTADEEVFKYRYAFTQLIRNGITTAMPITSMYYREWAETYDEFAAVAGVAAELGLRTYLGPCYMSGMSYWRADGSLGHHWDEARGMAGLDAAVRFFEDFDSSHDGLIRGALLPDRVQTCTPALLHRTAALSHELKAPMRLHCCQGLGEVAMVEQLRGVSPLAWLEQLGLLTPRSLLPHGIYTHGDEDLQRVVHGGASLVHCPVVFTRDGEALNSFGRYRAKGINFALGTDTWPADVLENMRQGLNIARLMEGGGSLTSTLDMYNAATLGGAKALGRDDLGRLAPGCKADITVFSLRGLHLGPLFDPLKNLVLAGRGDDCIASFIDGRCVMQDGQVQGIDYPDLQRQAQRQFETLMRSHSDRAFGQPDWKTLFKPAIPFADDYSAHAPLSAMDPLL; translated from the coding sequence GTGAAGCGCATTGGCCTGAAAAGCAGCTGCGTGGTCGGTTTCGACGGCACGCAGCATGTGCTGTGGCGCGACGGCGAAGTGGTGTTCGAAGGCTCGCGGATTGTGTTTGTCGGGCGTGATTACCCGGGGCCGGTGGATCAGTGGATCGATTACGGCAACGCGCTGATCGGCCCCGGTTTCATCGACCTGGATGCACTCGGCGACCTCGATTCCACGGTGCTGACGCTGGACAACGGCGATGAGCGCGACATGGGCCGGATGTGGTCCGAAGACTATCTGGCCGCCGGTCCACGGGAGAGTTACACCGCGGATGAAGAAGTCTTCAAGTACCGCTACGCCTTCACGCAGTTGATCCGAAATGGCATCACCACCGCCATGCCGATCACCTCGATGTACTACCGCGAGTGGGCCGAGACCTACGACGAATTTGCTGCGGTGGCCGGTGTGGCCGCCGAGCTTGGACTGCGGACTTACCTTGGCCCCTGCTACATGAGCGGCATGAGTTACTGGCGCGCCGATGGAAGCCTTGGGCATCACTGGGATGAAGCACGGGGCATGGCCGGGCTCGACGCGGCGGTGCGGTTTTTCGAGGATTTTGACAGTTCACATGACGGTCTGATTCGTGGCGCGCTGCTGCCGGATCGCGTCCAGACCTGCACCCCGGCGCTGCTGCATCGCACCGCCGCGCTGAGCCATGAGCTGAAAGCGCCGATGCGTTTGCATTGCTGTCAGGGCCTTGGCGAAGTGGCGATGGTTGAGCAGTTGCGCGGTGTTTCGCCGCTGGCGTGGCTGGAGCAGTTGGGTCTGCTGACGCCGCGCAGCCTGCTGCCCCACGGCATCTACACCCACGGTGATGAAGACCTGCAACGGGTGGTGCATGGCGGCGCGAGCCTGGTGCATTGCCCGGTGGTGTTTACCCGGGACGGCGAGGCACTGAACTCGTTCGGGCGCTATCGGGCCAAGGGCATCAACTTTGCGCTGGGCACTGACACCTGGCCGGCGGATGTGCTGGAGAACATGCGTCAGGGGTTGAACATCGCTCGTTTGATGGAGGGCGGTGGTTCGCTGACCAGCACGCTGGATATGTACAACGCAGCCACCCTCGGCGGGGCCAAGGCGCTGGGGCGTGATGATCTCGGCCGACTGGCGCCGGGGTGCAAGGCCGACATCACGGTGTTCAGTCTTCGCGGCCTGCATTTGGGGCCGCTGTTCGATCCGCTGAAGAACCTGGTGCTGGCCGGGCGCGGTGACGACTGCATCGCCAGTTTCATTGATGGCCGCTGCGTGATGCAGGACGGTCAGGTTCAAGGCATCGACTACCCCGACCTGCAACGCCAGGCCCAACGACAATTCGAAACACTGATGCGCAGCCACAGCGATCGGGCGTTTGGCCAACCGGACTGGAAAACCCTGTTCAAACCGGCCATCCCGTTCGCCGACGACTACAGCGCACACGCGCCGCTGAGCGCAATGGATCCCCTTCTCTAG
- a CDS encoding amidohydrolase family protein, with amino-acid sequence MTQPRWLRNVRPYGSTAEDLLIENGLFKQRRPASSAALTATDIDGQNQLLTPALVESHVHLDKTLWGQPWRPNSAGPTLKDYITNERRVLRDVKSPIAERAGALLENCIARGSLTMRCHVDIDPDFGLRHVEAMQQLRERYRDLIDLQLVVFPQTGLISRPGTAGLMREAMALGVENVGGLDPCGIDNDPVAQLDFVFKLASEFDRGVDIHLHDKGELGLWQIALIADYTEHYGRHGRVMISHAYCLGMLPWSQVKPVAERLAALGISLMSSAPADCAVPPFLALREAGVNVCLGSDGIRDAWSPMGNGDMLERAMLLAFRFDLNKDEELAAAFAAATVNGALALGCEDFGVETGQPADFLLMPVQTLGEAVVSRPVRQVYRRGELIASSGRLLESRL; translated from the coding sequence ATGACCCAACCCCGCTGGCTGCGCAACGTGCGCCCCTACGGCTCCACCGCCGAAGACCTGCTGATCGAAAACGGCCTGTTCAAACAGCGCCGCCCGGCATCGTCCGCGGCCCTGACCGCCACCGACATCGACGGCCAGAACCAACTGCTCACCCCGGCCCTGGTGGAAAGCCACGTCCACCTCGACAAAACCCTCTGGGGCCAACCCTGGCGCCCGAACAGCGCCGGGCCGACGCTCAAGGATTACATCACCAACGAGCGCCGCGTGCTGCGTGACGTGAAGAGTCCCATCGCCGAACGCGCCGGCGCCCTGCTGGAAAACTGCATCGCTCGCGGCTCCCTGACCATGCGTTGCCACGTCGACATCGACCCGGACTTCGGTTTGCGCCATGTCGAAGCCATGCAACAACTGCGCGAACGCTACCGCGACCTGATCGACCTGCAACTGGTGGTGTTCCCGCAAACCGGTCTGATCAGCCGTCCCGGCACCGCCGGACTGATGCGCGAAGCCATGGCCCTGGGCGTGGAAAACGTCGGTGGCCTCGACCCCTGCGGCATCGACAACGACCCCGTCGCCCAGCTCGATTTCGTGTTCAAACTGGCCAGCGAATTCGACCGTGGTGTCGACATTCACCTGCACGACAAAGGTGAACTGGGGCTTTGGCAGATCGCGCTGATCGCCGATTACACCGAGCATTACGGGCGTCATGGACGGGTAATGATCAGCCATGCGTATTGCCTCGGAATGCTGCCGTGGAGTCAGGTCAAACCGGTGGCCGAACGACTGGCGGCGCTGGGGATTTCGTTGATGAGTTCGGCTCCCGCTGATTGCGCGGTGCCGCCGTTCCTGGCATTGCGCGAGGCCGGGGTGAATGTGTGCCTGGGTTCGGACGGTATTCGTGACGCCTGGTCACCCATGGGCAACGGCGACATGCTGGAACGGGCGATGCTGCTGGCGTTTCGTTTCGACCTGAACAAGGACGAGGAACTCGCGGCGGCGTTTGCAGCGGCGACCGTGAATGGCGCGCTGGCGCTGGGCTGTGAAGATTTTGGCGTGGAGACCGGTCAACCGGCGGACTTCCTGCTGATGCCGGTGCAGACGCTGGGTGAAGCGGTGGTTTCGCGGCCCGTGCGCCAGGTTTACCGGCGCGGCGAGCTGATTGCCTCCAGCGGCCGACTGCTGGAAAGCCGTTTGTGA
- a CDS encoding extracellular solute-binding protein yields MKTKSMRYGVAGLALSCFTAFSVQAAEPKELFFYNWTDYYPVDLLAKFEKETGIKVTMDGYDSNETLLAKLQAGGAAYDVIVPSQSIMRTLINQDLLLEIDASTLPNFKHVKPAFRDPSFDPGRKFSAPYLWGTTGFSYDSARVPGGKLDDSWKEFFEPRKELQGQLAALDTSSSVINAASHYLNVDECSENPQDAKRILELLQKQKPFLKMYSSDNTVDRMASGEVIMMQNWNGSTARATLQKSTIKYVYPKEGLAMFQDNFAVPKSAPHPGNAKIFIDWMMKPENAAAVSNAIAYDNGIQSDKLIDAKWRVMDAINMPDEFASSLRPEKECSNKARALQDRIWSKLKG; encoded by the coding sequence ATGAAAACAAAAAGCATGCGTTACGGTGTCGCCGGTCTGGCCCTCAGTTGCTTCACTGCGTTCAGCGTTCAGGCCGCCGAGCCCAAGGAACTGTTCTTCTACAACTGGACCGATTACTACCCCGTGGACTTGCTGGCCAAGTTCGAAAAGGAGACCGGCATCAAGGTCACCATGGACGGCTACGACAGCAACGAAACCCTGCTCGCCAAGTTGCAGGCCGGCGGCGCGGCGTATGACGTGATCGTGCCGTCGCAGTCGATCATGCGCACGCTGATCAATCAGGACCTGCTGCTGGAAATCGACGCGTCGACCCTGCCCAATTTCAAACACGTCAAACCAGCGTTTCGCGACCCGAGCTTCGACCCTGGCCGCAAGTTCTCGGCGCCGTATCTGTGGGGAACCACCGGGTTTTCCTATGACAGCGCACGCGTGCCCGGCGGCAAACTCGACGACTCGTGGAAAGAGTTCTTCGAACCGCGCAAGGAACTGCAGGGGCAACTCGCCGCCCTCGATACGTCCAGCAGCGTGATCAATGCCGCCAGCCACTACCTGAACGTCGACGAGTGCAGCGAAAACCCCCAGGACGCCAAGCGCATTCTGGAGCTGCTGCAAAAGCAGAAGCCGTTCCTGAAGATGTACAGCTCGGACAACACCGTCGACCGCATGGCCTCCGGCGAAGTGATCATGATGCAGAACTGGAACGGCTCCACCGCCCGCGCCACCTTGCAGAAGAGCACGATCAAATACGTGTATCCGAAGGAAGGCCTGGCGATGTTCCAGGACAACTTCGCCGTGCCAAAAAGCGCCCCGCACCCCGGCAACGCGAAGATCTTCATCGACTGGATGATGAAACCGGAAAACGCCGCCGCCGTGTCCAACGCCATCGCCTATGACAACGGCATTCAGAGCGACAAGCTGATCGACGCCAAATGGCGGGTCATGGATGCGATCAACATGCCCGACGAGTTCGCCTCGAGCCTGCGCCCCGAGAAAGAGTGCAGCAACAAGGCGCGGGCGCTGCAGGACCGAATCTGGTCGAAGCTCAAGGGCTGA
- a CDS encoding ABC transporter permease, giving the protein MIALHLKKLPLTREVSLLILAYLYVPILVLIAYSFNANRSATVWTEFSFAWYGRILANPSIQTAALNSIIVASIATVCATAIALLAALATYRPFYGQKMVEGGINLPLILPEIVTAVATLLLFMALGIKLGLLTVIIAHIGFCIPFAYLPIRARLNDLDKSLLEAANDLYANPWQVFRRVTLPLLWPAVLSGSVLAFVVSLDDFIMTFFVAGPGSTTLPVYIFSAIKAGVTPEINAISTLMLVISIVLVVLAFWLGQRGKNQ; this is encoded by the coding sequence ATGATCGCCCTGCACCTGAAAAAACTGCCGCTGACCCGCGAAGTCAGCCTGCTGATCCTGGCGTATCTGTACGTGCCGATCCTGGTGTTGATTGCTTATAGCTTCAACGCCAATCGCTCGGCGACGGTATGGACCGAGTTTTCGTTCGCCTGGTACGGGCGGATTCTGGCCAACCCGTCGATCCAGACCGCCGCGCTGAACTCGATCATCGTCGCCAGCATCGCCACGGTTTGTGCCACGGCCATTGCGCTGCTCGCGGCGCTGGCGACTTACCGGCCGTTCTACGGGCAGAAAATGGTCGAGGGCGGGATCAACCTGCCGCTGATCCTGCCGGAGATCGTCACCGCCGTGGCCACGTTGCTGCTGTTCATGGCGCTGGGGATCAAGCTCGGTTTGCTGACGGTGATCATCGCGCACATCGGCTTCTGCATTCCCTTCGCTTACCTGCCGATCCGCGCGCGGTTGAATGACCTGGACAAAAGCCTGCTGGAAGCGGCGAACGATTTGTACGCCAACCCGTGGCAGGTGTTCCGCCGGGTGACGTTGCCGTTGTTGTGGCCGGCGGTGTTATCCGGTTCGGTACTGGCGTTCGTGGTCAGCCTCGACGATTTCATCATGACTTTCTTTGTGGCCGGTCCCGGTTCGACGACGTTACCGGTGTACATCTTCTCGGCGATCAAGGCCGGCGTGACGCCGGAGATCAACGCGATCTCGACCCTGATGCTGGTGATTTCCATCGTGCTGGTGGTGCTGGCCTTCTGGCTGGGACAGCGCGGCAAAAACCAATAA
- a CDS encoding ABC transporter permease, with amino-acid sequence MSVSSTSPALNRALLLSPVVLTLLALIAIPLGIMGYISLLPRNVYGGVDWQADWQLQSYVQLFFQEGFDGELEPNWVYAQALLRSVFQAGGTTLLCFLFGFPVALWMSSLTPRRRNLMVLLITIPFWTNLLIRNYAWLIILREHGWVAQSLNALFPQAGGITLLYNDFAVSVGLVYSFLPFMILPIYSTLEKLDWRLVEAAYDLGANRWHALKRIILPLSMPGVIAGALLVFVPSLGAFITPAILGGGKTLMIGNLIQQQFGTARNWPLGSSLSFLLLGILLLSLVLYALYSRSAAKTLRRGATA; translated from the coding sequence ATGAGCGTCAGCAGCACTTCTCCCGCTCTCAACCGCGCGCTGTTGCTCAGCCCGGTGGTGTTGACCTTGCTCGCGCTGATCGCCATCCCACTGGGCATCATGGGCTACATCAGCCTGCTGCCGCGCAACGTGTATGGCGGTGTCGACTGGCAGGCCGACTGGCAATTGCAAAGCTACGTGCAGCTGTTTTTCCAGGAAGGTTTCGACGGTGAACTGGAACCGAACTGGGTCTATGCCCAGGCGTTGTTGCGCTCGGTGTTCCAGGCCGGCGGCACGACGTTGCTGTGCTTCCTGTTCGGCTTTCCGGTGGCGTTGTGGATGTCGAGCCTGACCCCGCGCCGGCGCAACCTCATGGTCCTGCTGATCACCATTCCGTTCTGGACCAACCTGCTGATCCGCAACTACGCGTGGCTGATCATCCTGCGCGAACACGGCTGGGTTGCCCAGAGCCTCAACGCGCTGTTCCCGCAGGCGGGCGGCATCACCCTGCTCTACAACGACTTCGCCGTCAGCGTCGGGCTGGTTTACAGCTTCCTGCCGTTCATGATTCTGCCGATCTACTCGACCCTGGAAAAACTCGACTGGCGTCTGGTGGAAGCCGCCTACGACCTCGGCGCCAATCGCTGGCACGCACTGAAGCGGATCATCCTGCCGCTGTCGATGCCCGGCGTGATTGCCGGTGCGTTGCTGGTGTTCGTGCCGAGCCTCGGCGCCTTCATCACCCCGGCGATTCTCGGCGGCGGCAAGACGCTGATGATCGGCAACCTGATCCAGCAACAGTTCGGCACCGCCCGCAACTGGCCGCTGGGCAGTTCGCTGTCGTTCCTGTTGCTGGGGATTCTGCTGCTGTCCCTGGTGCTGTACGCCCTTTATAGCCGCAGCGCTGCCAAAACGCTTCGTCGGGGAGCCACCGCATGA
- a CDS encoding ABC transporter ATP-binding protein, producing the protein MGQPIAIEVRNVSKRYFDDPGLAPALDNVSVDIADNEFFTLLGPSGCGKTTLLRTIAGFEHVSEGDIRLAGEPVNDLPPFKRRVNTVFQSYALFPHMTVAQNIAFGLEMQGLDHKVIPQRVDEMLALVQMQHLARRKPAELSGGQQQRVALARALAPKPKVLLLDEPLSALDLKLRKEMQVELKRVQKEAGITFIFVTHDQEEALTLSDRIAVMSAGKILQIGTPNDIYERPQHQFVAQFIGDINFLPGHLKRGLQNEKLFVPSGMPVEIPCPDQGFDGSNVQLAFRPERSQLVEPEQPHHLRGVIEAVLYVGTATLYQCRLNNDIKVMLRENNEGLNRGRVVGDRIAVNLPPHACLLMEA; encoded by the coding sequence ATGGGTCAACCAATCGCCATCGAAGTGCGTAACGTTTCCAAGCGGTATTTCGACGATCCGGGGCTGGCTCCCGCCCTCGACAACGTTTCAGTCGACATTGCCGACAACGAATTCTTCACCCTGCTCGGTCCTTCCGGCTGCGGCAAAACCACCTTGCTGCGCACCATCGCCGGTTTCGAACACGTCAGCGAGGGCGACATTCGTCTCGCGGGCGAGCCGGTCAATGATTTGCCGCCGTTCAAGCGCCGGGTCAACACCGTCTTCCAGAGTTACGCACTGTTTCCGCATATGACTGTCGCGCAGAATATCGCCTTCGGCCTCGAGATGCAGGGCCTGGATCACAAGGTTATTCCTCAGCGCGTCGATGAGATGCTGGCGCTGGTGCAGATGCAACACCTGGCCAGGCGCAAACCCGCCGAATTGTCCGGCGGTCAGCAACAACGCGTGGCCCTGGCCCGGGCGTTGGCGCCGAAGCCCAAAGTGCTGTTGCTGGATGAACCCCTGTCGGCGCTGGACCTCAAGCTGCGTAAAGAGATGCAGGTCGAGCTCAAGCGCGTGCAGAAGGAAGCCGGGATCACCTTCATTTTCGTCACCCACGATCAGGAAGAAGCCCTGACCTTGTCCGATCGCATTGCCGTGATGTCCGCCGGCAAGATCCTGCAGATCGGCACGCCCAACGATATCTACGAACGGCCGCAGCATCAGTTCGTCGCGCAGTTCATCGGCGACATCAATTTCCTGCCCGGCCACCTCAAGCGCGGCCTGCAGAACGAAAAACTTTTCGTGCCCAGCGGCATGCCGGTGGAAATCCCCTGCCCGGACCAGGGCTTCGACGGCAGCAACGTGCAACTGGCGTTCCGCCCGGAGCGTTCGCAACTGGTTGAACCGGAACAACCGCATCACCTTCGCGGCGTGATCGAAGCGGTGTTGTATGTCGGCACCGCGACCCTCTACCAATGCCGCTTGAACAACGACATCAAGGTCATGCTGCGCGAAAACAACGAAGGCCTGAACCGCGGCCGGGTGGTCGGTGATCGCATCGCGGTCAACCTGCCGCCCCACGCCTGCCTGTTGATGGAGGCCTGA
- a CDS encoding GntR family transcriptional regulator has translation MTDKKLETTVDRVYQGVYEAISKRSLRPGMKLGEASLAELFNVSRTSVRAALKQLEADGLVTTEPNKGASVSLPSDEEIRSLFETRRLIEIGIVSELCRRRDTAVTQDLRDHLLLEDEAHRSGDHERLIHLLGEFHIKLARSLNNPVLLDWFQKLISRASLYAAALDDDSHEACRDDEHLRLIEYIEAGNQSAAIELTCMHLNGIEKAILDVAATLKTGYHPLKHLIEV, from the coding sequence ATGACCGACAAAAAACTCGAGACCACGGTCGACCGCGTCTACCAAGGGGTTTACGAGGCGATCAGCAAACGTTCGTTGCGTCCCGGCATGAAGCTCGGCGAAGCGTCGCTGGCCGAACTTTTCAATGTCAGCCGCACGTCGGTTCGTGCCGCGCTCAAGCAACTGGAAGCGGACGGCCTGGTCACCACCGAGCCCAACAAAGGTGCGTCGGTGTCGCTGCCCAGCGACGAAGAGATTCGTTCGTTGTTCGAAACGCGGCGCTTGATAGAGATCGGCATCGTCAGCGAACTCTGTCGCCGGCGTGATACCGCGGTGACCCAGGACCTGCGTGATCACCTGCTGCTGGAGGATGAAGCACACCGCAGTGGCGACCACGAACGGCTGATTCATCTACTCGGCGAATTCCACATCAAACTCGCGCGAAGCCTGAACAACCCGGTGTTGCTGGACTGGTTCCAGAAGCTGATTTCCCGCGCCTCGCTGTACGCCGCCGCGCTGGATGACGACAGCCACGAGGCCTGTCGCGACGATGAGCACCTGCGCCTGATCGAGTACATCGAGGCCGGCAACCAGAGCGCTGCGATCGAACTGACCTGCATGCATTTGAATGGCATCGAGAAGGCGATCCTCGACGTCGCCGCCACCTTGAAAACTGGCTACCATCCGCTCAAGCACCTGATCGAGGTGTAG
- a CDS encoding hybrid sensor histidine kinase/response regulator, whose translation MQFLDDSHGCAGWDGEMAGRIRAFDWSVTELGSIDTWPASLCSSVQLLLASPLPMVMLWGRPGYMIYNDAYSSFAGGRHPYLLGAPVELGWPEVAEFNRHVVDTCLAGGTLSYHNKELVLLRDGVPEDVWLDLYYSPVANDEGTPAGVMAMVVDTTDHVISERRRQEAEDAYRADNERVRLALNAGALLGSFVWDIKGNLLSGDERFARTFSYPAGHNLGDLPTDFAEARIHPDDRSWVNEQVNKSVTTGEPFNAEYRVVRPDGSYLWVQASGCCEFDEQGEPFRFPGVLIDIHERKTAEESLLKFTRNLEQRIADEVGARMAAEEQLRQSQKLEAIGGLTGGVAHDFNNLLQVIAGNLHLLARHEPDNANVQRRVSASIAAVERGSKLSSQLLAFARRQPLSPAVCDPRQIFEGLGELLQRALGETIQIDVRLPRASWYINVDRNQLENAILNLAINARDAMQGEGTIELSAENVALDRQFCAGKGISAGDYVRVAVADTGVGMSPQVLAQAFEPFFTTKADGQGTGLGLSMVFGFVKQSGGHIEMSSVEGQGTRVQLYFPRSLRPLLSDTVHHDTPQRGGHETILVVEDNEAVRSSAVELLREEGYQVLTAANGDAAMQMLLDGLAVELIFTDVVMPGLIKSSDLAAWAKVQTPPVAVLFTSGHTRDIISRNHQLSPDTYLLSKPYSPEALTRMVRTVLNG comes from the coding sequence ATGCAGTTTCTAGACGATAGCCACGGGTGTGCCGGATGGGACGGCGAAATGGCCGGACGCATCCGCGCGTTCGACTGGAGCGTGACCGAGCTGGGGAGTATCGACACCTGGCCCGCCAGTCTGTGCAGCTCGGTGCAACTGCTACTCGCCTCGCCACTGCCGATGGTGATGCTGTGGGGCCGCCCCGGCTACATGATCTATAACGATGCGTACTCGTCGTTCGCCGGTGGCCGACATCCTTATCTGTTGGGCGCTCCGGTGGAATTGGGCTGGCCGGAAGTCGCCGAGTTCAACCGGCATGTGGTCGATACCTGCCTGGCCGGCGGGACCTTGTCCTATCACAACAAAGAGCTGGTGCTGTTGCGCGACGGCGTCCCCGAAGACGTCTGGCTGGATCTCTATTACAGCCCGGTGGCCAATGACGAGGGAACGCCGGCCGGTGTCATGGCGATGGTGGTCGACACCACTGACCATGTGATTTCCGAGCGCCGCCGCCAGGAAGCCGAAGATGCCTACCGCGCCGACAATGAGCGAGTGCGCCTGGCGTTGAATGCCGGTGCCTTGCTCGGCTCGTTCGTCTGGGACATCAAGGGCAATCTGCTCTCCGGCGATGAACGCTTTGCCCGGACCTTTTCCTATCCGGCCGGGCACAACCTCGGCGACTTGCCAACGGACTTTGCTGAAGCGCGGATCCACCCCGACGACCGCAGCTGGGTCAACGAGCAGGTCAATAAATCCGTGACCACCGGCGAGCCCTTCAATGCCGAATATCGTGTAGTGCGCCCCGACGGCAGTTATCTGTGGGTGCAAGCCAGTGGTTGCTGCGAGTTCGATGAGCAAGGCGAACCATTCCGCTTTCCCGGGGTGTTGATCGACATCCACGAACGCAAGACCGCCGAAGAATCCCTGCTCAAGTTCACCCGAAACCTGGAGCAGCGCATAGCCGATGAAGTCGGAGCGCGGATGGCGGCAGAAGAGCAGCTACGCCAGTCACAGAAACTCGAAGCTATCGGCGGACTTACGGGGGGCGTGGCCCATGACTTCAATAACCTGCTGCAGGTGATCGCCGGCAACCTGCACTTGCTGGCACGGCATGAGCCGGACAATGCCAACGTGCAGCGCCGGGTCAGCGCATCGATTGCGGCGGTGGAGCGTGGCTCGAAGCTGTCCTCGCAATTGCTCGCGTTCGCCCGCCGACAGCCGCTGTCGCCAGCGGTGTGCGACCCACGGCAAATCTTCGAAGGCCTTGGCGAGCTGTTACAACGGGCATTGGGCGAAACCATCCAGATAGATGTGCGCCTGCCCCGAGCGTCCTGGTACATCAACGTCGATCGCAATCAACTGGAAAACGCGATTCTCAATCTGGCCATCAATGCCCGCGACGCCATGCAGGGTGAAGGGACCATCGAACTGAGCGCCGAGAACGTCGCACTCGACCGCCAGTTCTGCGCAGGCAAGGGGATTTCGGCGGGCGATTATGTCCGTGTCGCCGTGGCCGATACGGGCGTCGGCATGTCGCCGCAAGTGCTCGCGCAAGCATTCGAACCGTTTTTCACCACCAAGGCCGATGGCCAGGGCACGGGGTTGGGGCTGAGCATGGTGTTCGGTTTCGTCAAACAGAGTGGCGGGCACATCGAGATGTCCAGCGTCGAGGGGCAGGGCACTCGGGTGCAGCTGTATTTCCCGCGAAGCCTGCGGCCTCTGCTCAGTGATACGGTGCACCATGACACACCGCAACGCGGCGGCCACGAAACCATCCTGGTGGTCGAGGACAATGAAGCGGTGCGCAGCTCGGCAGTGGAGTTGTTGCGTGAAGAAGGCTATCAAGTCCTGACGGCTGCCAACGGCGATGCCGCCATGCAGATGTTGCTGGACGGCCTGGCGGTGGAGCTGATCTTCACCGATGTGGTCATGCCCGGGCTGATCAAAAGTTCGGATCTGGCGGCCTGGGCCAAAGTGCAGACGCCACCGGTGGCCGTGCTGTTCACGTCCGGCCACACCCGTGACATTATTTCGCGCAATCACCAACTCAGCCCCGACACGTATTTGCTGAGCAAACCCTATAGCCCCGAGGCATTGACCCGGATGGTCCGCACGGTCCTCAATGGCTAA